In Falco cherrug isolate bFalChe1 chromosome 5, bFalChe1.pri, whole genome shotgun sequence, one DNA window encodes the following:
- the LOC102054055 gene encoding chromatin remodeling regulator CECR2 isoform X3 gives MYKEDPVQGKTNGELAPDRGCGGPTNTPNVPGKTGKRRGRPPKRKKLMEENLLREKAEENLLIHETQIRNGSQGPGRGTWWLLCQTEEEWRQVTESFRERTSLRERQLYKLLSEDFLPEICNMIAQKEKRLQRTEFSPRWMSDHQPIKPIKQEVNPNVLSSMEKQRRREEEEERQILIAVQKREQEQLLKEERKREMEEKVKAVEERARRRKLREERAWLLAQGKELPPELSHLDPSSPTREERRTKDLFELDDEFTAMYKVLDVVKAHKDSWPFLEPVDESYAPNYYQIIKAPMDISSMEKKLNGGQYCTKEEFVGDMKTMFRNCLKYNGEGSEYTKMAYNLERCFHRAMMKHFPGEDGDTDEEFWIREDGRREKRSRRTGRSSTGSVWTRSRDPDGPGKRQQRLENGGKPPPYRATSRAPASSSSSSSSSFSSSSAEDPSGNPMQPSREVGPSNGRGFPRSLQYGGMPSPVPHPSQMRPAVPGTFGPLRGSDPAKLYGSPRVPEPHPGDPVQQHQHFAMQPAVGLSEHRGHRLATPEKQACAGPTHITSLGPRPGALQLGRMSGPPPDTVYPPAQFQQGFLAPRHNGPPVRPSEGSEVPPGHMYRPYKYLNRAHPALWNGSHGPAGQGAVGPEEKVPMGPGSSLQPRALGHMMDPRAMRPPLPPSQWTEQSNFLPHGVPPSGYIRPPGKAAGQRMPQPPTSLFGGPPQVQRGCQGGDSMMDSPEMIAMQQLSSRVCPPGVPYHPRQPPPPHLPGPFPQLAHAASAAGVQPPKPVMGNGSSQDPTGQTMEMESNQVEPPAGVDEKAQCIGIPDGAYAKILPHPKPPLPMECTRRALPLDGEGDSSSVKGDMKAGQGKGAWPVESGYTGGPGCMRDLVPTSERGGPLPENGAAGEGPVATTEGKGLAANLLEKPLCSSGKAVPEAAVPCMGQGTGLPGVDASSMGATPNQFHHPLYMPGLEYPNSAGRYHINPGLQGFGPVMGGKPPPPASHPQHFPPRGFQPSGAHPGVFPRYRPPQGMPYPYQPQPQPSYHHYQRPPYYACPQGYSDWQRPLHPQASPSGHPTAHPPLARPPFPDRGSASGLQGCEALSAALASPNRMDIASAKEVSPSDGQDLGPEDEKSEESQERPESPKEFLDLDNHNAATKRQSSVAAGEFLYGAPPPHLGSGMGFGPSAFPPHGVMLQTGSPYASRHPASHFQPRTYGSPMNAHLSHHPAPSQANGLSQEGPLYRCREENVGHFQALLMEQRGSGGGMAGPPQDLYRPSGMQMHQAQVPFPKMPTATMSREDLTSQKPSALPLDQS, from the exons ggagaaggcagaagagaacTTGCTAATCCATGAGACTCAGATAAGAAATG GGTCCCAAGGGCCTGGCCGTGGGACATGGTGGCTGCTGTGTCAGACGGAAGAGGAGTGGAGGCAGGTCACAGAGAGCTTCAGAGAGAGGACTTCCCTTAGAGAGCGGCAGCTCTACAAACTCCTGAGTGAAGACTTCCTGCCGGAGATCTGCAACATGATTGCACAGAAG GAGAAGCGTCTGCAGCGGACAGAGTTTTCTCCCAGGTGGATGTCTGACCATCAGCCCATCAAACCAATCAAGCAGGAG GTAAACCCGAATGTGCTGAGCTCAATGGAGAAGCAGAGGCgcagagaggaagaggaggagcgCCAAATACTTATAGCAGTGCAGAAGAGGGAACAGGAACAGCTGCtaaaggaggagaggaagagagagatggAGGAGAAGGTCAAAGCAGTGGAAG AACGGGCCAGGAGGAGGAAGCTTCGTGAAGAGCgggcctggctgctggcacagggaaaGGAACTCCCCCCTGAGCTTTCCCACTTGGATCCCAGTTCCCCTACCAGGGAAGAGCGAAGGACCAAGGATCT CTTTGAACTGGATGACGAGTTCACAGCCATGTACAAAG TTCTAGATGTGGTAAAGGCTCACAAGGACTCTTGGCCCTTTTTGGAGCCCGTTGATGAATCATATGCTCCCAACTACTACCAGATCATTAAG gcCCCCATGGACATCTCTAGCATGGAGAAGAAATTGAATGGAGGTCAATACTGTACCAAGGAAGAATTTGTGGGTGATATGAAGACCATGTTCAGGAACTGTCTTAAGTACAATGGTGAAGGCAGTG AATATACCAAGATGGCTTACAACTTAGAGAGGTGTTTCCACCGAGCAATGATGAAGCATTTCCCTGGGGAAGATGGAGACACAGATGAGGAGTTTTGGATCAGAGAAGACGGGAGACGAGAGAAGAGGAGCCGGCGGACTGGCCgctccagcacaggcagtgtTTGGACTCGGTCACGAGACCCAGATGGACCAGGCAAGAGGCAGCAACGCCtggaaaatggaggaaaaccTCCACCATATCGAGCTACTTCCAGGGCTcctgcttcttcttcctcttcctcctcctcctccttctcctcgTCCTCTGCAGAGGATCCAAGCGGCAACCCAATGCAGCCTTCTCGAGAAGTGGGCCCTTCCAATGGGCGAGGCTTCCCTCGCTCTCTGCAATATGGTGGCAtgcccagccctgtgccacaTCCCAGCCAGATG AgaccagctgtgccaggaacATTTGGTCCCCTGCGAGGATCGGATCCTGCGAAACTGTATGGCTCGCCACGAGTGCCTGAGCCCCATCCCGGAGACCCggtccagcagcaccagcactttGCCATGCAG ccgGCTGTGGGACTGAGTGAGCACCGTGGGCACAGGCTGGCCACCCCAGAGAAGCAGGCATGTGCGGGACCGACCCACATCACCAGCCTTGGCCCCCGGCCTGGCGCCCTGCAGCTGGGGCGCATGAGCGGCCCCCCACCCGACACCGTCTACCCGCCGGCCCAGTTCCAGCAGGGCTTCCTCGCGCCGAGGCACAACGGCCCCCCTGTGAGGCCTTCGGAGGGCTCAGAGGTCCCCCCAGGGCACATGTACCGGCCCTACAAGTACCTGAACCGTGCGCACCCAGCCCTGTGGAACGGCAGCCACGGCCCCGCTGGCCAGGGCGCCGTGGGGCCGGAGGAGAAGGTGCCCATGGGGCCGGGGTCCTCGCTCCAGCCCCGCGCCCTGGGTCATATGATGGACCCTCGGGCCATGAGGCcaccgctgcctcccagccagTGGACCGAGCAATCAAATTTCCTACCTCACGGGGTGCCTCCTTCAGGGTATATCAGACCgcctgggaaagctgctggcCAGAGGATGCCACAGCCACCGACCTCTCTGTTTGGGGGACCACCTCAGGTTCAAAGAGGGTGCCAGGGCGGGGACTCCATGATGGACAGCCCAGAGATGATTGCCATGCAGCAGCTGTCCTCCCGCGTGTGTCCGCCTGGTGTGCCTTACCACCCTCGCCAGCCACCCCCGCCGCACCTCCCCGGACCCTTTCCTCAGCTGGCTCAcgcagcctctgctgctggcgTGCAGCCCCCAAAACCGGTCATGGGGAACGGCAGCTCGCAGGATCCAACCGGTCAGACCATGGAGATGGAGAGCAACCAAG TGGAGCCACCAGCAGGCGTAGACGAGAAGGCTCAGTGCATTGGTATTCCCGACGGGGCCTATGCCAAAATCCTACCTCATCCCAAGCCCCCGCTGCCCATGGAGTGCACCAGGCGCGCCTTGCCCCTGGACGGGGAGGGGGACAGCTCCAGCGTGAAGGGTGACAtgaaggcagggcagggcaaaGGCGCGTGGCCGGTGGAGAGTGGCTACACTGGCGGCCCGGGCTGCATGAGGGACCTGGTTCCTACCTCCGAGAGAGGGGGTCCCCTGCCTGAGAATGGGGCAGCAGGTGAGGGGCCAGTGGCCACCACCGAGGGGAAGGGGCTAGCCGCCAACCTTCTGGAGAagcccctctgcagcagtgggaaggCTGTGCCCGAAGCAGCTGTGCCTTGCATGGGGCAGGGCACTGGCCTCCCCGGCGTGGATGCCAGCTCCATGGGGGCCACCCCCAACCAGTTCCACCACCCACTCTACATGCCCGGTCTGGAATACCCGAATTCAGCTGGGCGGTACCACATCAACCCAGGCCTGCAGGGGTTCGGCCCTGTGATGGGGGGGAAGCcgcctcctcctgcctcccacccccagcatTTCCCCCCACGGGGCTTCCAGCCAAGCGGCGCCCACCCTGGTGTCTTCCCGCGCTATCGGCCCCCCCAGGGCATGCCCTACCCCTACCAGCCGCAACCTCAGCCTTCCTACCACCACTACCAGCGACCACCCTACTATGCCTGTCCACAGGGCTACTCGGACTGGCAGAGGCCTCTTCACCCCCAGGCCAGTCCCAGTGGGCACCCCACCGCCCACCCACCCCTGGCCAGACCCCCTTTCCCGGACCGGGGGTCTGCCAGCGGCTTGCAGGGCTGTGAGGCACTGAGCGCCGCCCTGGCCTCTCCCAACCGCATGGACATAGCGAGTGCCAAAGAGGTTTCTCCAAGTGATGGGCAGGATCTGGGGCCTGAAGATGAGAAGTCCGAGGAGTCCCAGGAAAGACCAGAGAGTCCCAAAGAGTTTCTTGATTTGGACAACCACAACGCGGCCACGAAGAGGCAAAGCTCGGTGGCAGCAGGGGAGTTCCTCTACGGAGCTCCTCCACCACACCTGGGTTCGGGGATGGGATTCGGCCCATCAGCCTTCCCTCCCCACGGGGTCATGCTACAGACTGGCTCTCCTTATGCATCCCGCCATCCTGCCAGTCATTTCCAGCCCAGGACGTATGGATCGCCCATGAATGCTCACTTGTCTCATCatccagcccccagccaggccaACGGCCTCTCTCAGGAGGGACCCCTGTACCGCTGCCGAGAGGAGAACGTAGGTCACTTTCAGGCCTTGTTGATGGAGCAGAGAGGCAGTGGAGGTGGCATGGCGGGGCCACCCCAGGACTTGTATAGACCCTCGGG AATGCAAATGCATCAGGCTCAAGTTCCTTTCCCGAAGATGCCTACAGCAACCATGTCCCGGGAAGATTTGACGTCACAAAAACCATCAGCATTGCCTCTGGATCAA aGCTAG